In Tamandua tetradactyla isolate mTamTet1 chromosome 21, mTamTet1.pri, whole genome shotgun sequence, the genomic window AGACTGAAGAAAAGTTATTTCAgatattgctggtggaaatgcaaaatacacCAGCTCTAAAAAAGGTAGTTTGACAGTATCTCCCAAAAATGGAGATATACTTATAAAGTCTTTGACTTCCCTAGACTCTGATCTGAAAATTTACATCCACAAATATAACATAGACCTAACTTTGTAttgtatacaaataaaaaaatatttatcaacttTGTTTTGATAAAATATGGTTAGGGGACCTAACCATCTCTCTCTACTGCAGTCATACTGCAGAGTAGCAAGCCACACACATGTCCTGTTGAATAAGGCATAGAACCAGGTAGACCTAAGAAAGCTTATGGACCTTGCTTCTAAATTCCAATCCCCAGCCTTGATTTCCCCTATATAAGAGAAACAGAAGTTATGTTGCTGATTTCTTCCCTACTTACTAGTTTGTTCGATCTCACACTTAGAATCTTCAAAATGTGAGGTTGAGGGAAGCAAGAATCTTGTTGCCtgatctcttttctcttcctgacTCTCCTTTGTTCCATTTTCACAATTCACTAGTTTGAAAGCTggatctttctttcccttctagtGTGTCAGGAATatcccttacattttctttttccctaaaatGGTATTCAGTTGCCCCAGTTCTCTACAGGGAATGACTATAGCTTCTGGGAAAGGCTGGAGGTTGAGAAAAAGATTAACATATAGGcgtttcttttttcaaaattttacttgAATTGTACACATTTTGAGAAATACTACAGCAAGTAGTACAAGAAGGAAGAGAGTGCTGCCTCTATCTAGCTGAAGAATGATCATTGTTTGCTTTATTCTGCTTCCTAGAATGAGTAATCAATCTTTCATTGCTAAAGTAATGTTCTGTTACTTGGAACTATTAAAAAAGTTACCATGGTGACTTCACCCCAGATTAATTGAACTTTTATCTGTAAAACAATTTCCCCTAAATGCAGAGAAGGTTAGGGCTTGCAAGTTTAATCTAAATACTCTTCTCTATTATTTGTGACTTTAAAGTGAAGGAGATATCAGAAATATTTGGCCATCAATAATAAGCAAATCTACTTCAATGATCACAATcctaattaaatgagaaaaaaacaatttagaaaattgTTGGTAAAGTGAAGTGGGTACATGGTACTGTTAAAATTGATTGATATACAATTACACACTTTTATACTTTGTGTTATTCTTTAGAAATTTCAGAAAGGGTGTAACAAACACAATTCACAACTCGATAAAGGGATAAGGTCTTCCTTGTATATCCTATGTGATCAGCTGTGTATGTGAGGGTCCATTACTTGAGTGGAATGTTGGGCCTTATCATAGTAATGATGAGGATTGCATTTCTGACTTGATTTTGctgttatttcctttaaaaaaatccatgtttttaATGAACTGATAGGGTAACtgagctttttatttatttattttattttattttatttatttatgggcTTTTTATTGAGCTGCCAGCAATTAATTTTAAATCTTCTTAGAagaattttttcttattgatctatgtgtgttcttttttttttttttttttttacatgggcggacATCAGGAATCGAATCTttatctctggcatggcaggtgagaattctgctactgagccactgtcgcaccaccctccTTAGTAGATTTTTACATTTGCAGTTGATTTGATGACCTAACAAGATATCCAACAAGAGCTCATTTAACTTGGAGTGAAAGCATGTTATCAACATGCTTGAGTGTGAGTATGTGCTTATGCGAGTTTTCCATATAgtaaaagataaatttatttttaatgatatatttttcttaaaccaCCAAATACCTATTCAAATGAAGTATCCCtaaaaaggatttatttaatCTGAAAAAATGTACAATAAATACGTTATTTCCCCTAGGCCCATACTCTTTTTTTGGATACTCTGTAGTGTAAATAGAGTGTTTACTTTTCCCCAAATTAATAATTTGACTCCCTTTTGTGTCGAGGTAGAagagaattttccattttctgatgCTGTCAATTCTAATTTTATTGTATTGTGATCAGAAATGTTCTTTGCAACATTActattgataaaataataaaatactagaaTGTTCAAGAAATGCCGCAATACCTGGCAATTGACTGGCCAATGTAGTCATTATCCTATTTTCTACATTACCTCATGTAATGTACATTACTCCATTTTCCTTACTTAATAAATCAGAAACTGAACACTAGACTACTGCTTTAAGCTTACATAATGCAGTAAGATTTGATTTGCTGAGGGGAATGCATGATGCAGGATTTGCTTCCTTTGGTCTCTTCTCCCTTGGTTGGGAGAGTTAGCGCTAATGAAGCTATGATTAGAAACTTATCTGCAACCTTAAGTGCACTTGCTGATAAAACCACTAAATCCATAGCTGCCCAACAAAAATCTCTTGACTCCCTTACTTAAGTAGTGTGGGAAACATGAGGGCCTTAAACTACTTATTGGCAGAACAGGGAGGGAGTCTGTGGTGTGGCTGACATCACGTATTGTACCGGGAGAAAGACCTCTGCTATTAGAAGCTCAATTGCACAAAATTCCTGAGCAGACCACCCGGCCATAGAAGGTCCCTGTCTCTGAGTCCTTCGGTCTGCTTAGGAGTAATTGGTTTGGAAATTTAGGACTTTAGTTGAGGAGTCTCCTGTAGTCTCTTAGTCTTTTCCACCTTGCTGTCACTGTAGTGGTCTTTCTGGTATCCTGAATTATCTCAAGACTCTAAATACTTTTCCACAGCCACTAACTCATCAGATGGTGACAAGGTGACTCAAGCAAGAGAGACAAAAGGGAGGCAAAGGATAGATACCACTTAATGAACCTTTGTCACCTGTGACATCTGCAGTGAGACAGAATATGAATAAACCAGTGGTGTCAGAGAATGGAACCAAAGCCAAGTTTTAGTGAATCTCTCAGAACTGGGAGGATAACCTAGAGAGGGTAAATTTGCAAATTCAGGAGGCCAGTTTGACAATTTTcatatcaaaaatgaaattggTAGCATGTAAGAAATTTTATCCTTCCTTTTTAGCAAAATCCATTGTAGAACTCTTTGATATATcactttgtacttttctgtgaGTACAAAAAAAACTACGTCCCAGTttcttaaaaaagcaaaaaatctaCTACAGAGGTAATGTTAAACtacatgacattttatttaacaataataaGACTATCAAAACTCAATTATTTCCATAAGATTTGGCTTCAAATGAGCTTtactaaaaattgaaaatgaataaatatgttgAGTATCCGTTTTGTTCCCCGCCCCTAACCAACCCAAGAGACAATGTGGGTGGACAGAAAGAAGCATAGCAAAGGCTTTGATGACTGAATTGAAGACATTTTCTGCCTGGGGACATTACTTGTCAGAAGGGAGCCAGGCCAGGGAATAAGCCTAGAGAGGATGTAACTTTCACGAATCCTTGTTTCGCCAAGGCATGATGGGTCCGGCCTCATCTGTTTGGCTAAACTGCTACACAGGCCTTTGCACCCATTTCCTCAAAGGACGTGGAAAGTAAACATTCTCATTGATTTGACATCAACCATGTGCTTTACCTCAAGGCATATATTCTTGTGAAGGAACTTTTCCATCTCTATGACAGTGATTATTGGACCTTGGGAGACATCGCTGGTGAACTTTCCTACTGCTGATCCCACATCTTGTCAGAACCCTAAGTCCCAAGTATTCTTGGGGTTTTCTCCTTCCCCTGAGGTTCTCACCAATTCAATAATCTTCCCTCCAGGAGTTTCCACTTCAAAAATGTCTCCTTGTCCTTTTCTCAACTCTAGTGGTAGCACTATACTGGTGCTCAATGCTCTTTAATTTGTATGAGGATGTTTGCTTTTCTGCACACAGTGTATCTGCCTTCTTCTCACTTCTGGGGAAAACAATGGGTATTGTTAAAAGTAGTTTTCTGGGCATAAGGGGGGTGGTGGTTGTAGGCATGTATAAAGAAAGAGGGGTACTGTGACTGCTTAGACAATCAGGAGCCACTCTGTAGGATCTGGTTTGGTTCATTTCCTCCCTTGAAGGGGTTGAAAAATAATCTGTTTGCATGATGATGTTCTTATACCAAGGCTTCCTTCCTGATCGCTTCCAGGTGTTCTCGTCTTCATTTACCCCTACTTCtcttccattttcctcttctttttcagcAAATCCAAGGCAAGATGGAAAGCCTGGCAGCTAAAGCCCTCATTGACCCCATGCTGCACGTGCTCCTGCAGCACCTCCAGGCTGGGGAAGACCCTGCAGCAGCCCATGCATCGGAAGCCACTGTCCAGGGCCACTAGCCAGTCGGGGGTTTTGGCCCTGGAACTCTCCTCCAGGGCAGGAATCTCTGCTTCGTCAgcctcttctctttcctcttgggCTTCTACCTCCAAGTTGGACTCACTCTCAGTTAAGAGTTCTCTGGTAGATACGCAAGAGTGGGTGGCTCCTGTGTGAATTTCTTCAGGACAagtcatttcttccatttttgtctTCTTAAGGGGAGGCTCCACTCCTTTCTCTGTATTATCCCTTAAGACAGCTACACCCCTTTTCATTTGGACACGCATGTAGTAAATGTTCAtgagtttttcctcttttgtcaCGTGGATGGATGGCATGCACGTCTTCCTGATGGGGTGAAAAGGCAAAGTGACATGTGGCAAGGGGGAGGAAGTATCCTCTTGCTCTGAGTTCTGGGGTTGAGGCATCTCAGAAGACCCAAGAGCGAGGCCACCTTGTTGTAACTGACAGATTCCtgggaaataaaatttcaaacataagaCAAATTGATTAAGTGTGAGAAGTGTGTAGGAATAAAGATGGCCTTGAGACTACGTCTGTGAGTATGTGGATAACAAGTACACATGTGTGTGGTATTTTAGAAttctgtgtgtggtgtgtgttatttgaggtgtgtgtgtgttgtataaaTATGTATCAAATGAGTATGTGGTCTGTCTCAAGAAATTGTATGGGTGCTCCTGTCCGAGCCAGAAATGCAATGGTTATTGAGTATGTGCATGTGTGATATGTGGTGTGACAGTACCTGTGAGTGAGTGCAGCAGAGGTGTATGTTGTTAGATCATGACACTGTAAGACTTAGAGCATTAGAGAACGAGTATATGAGCTCTCAGAATGCACAGTTCTATGAAGAACAGAAGGCATTGTGGATGAATTAGCACATGGATGAGAAATACTGCATATGAAATTGCATTGCTTTTACAGCGTGTGAGGTTTTTAGGGTATGTTCTTGTCTGAGGGAGTTGAAACAAGTCATCTGTGATGTGAGGTGTTTGTGAGAGTAGGATGTAAAAGAGTGAGTCTGAGGAAGAATTGAGGGAATCAGGGCATAAGGGTATACCTGTTTGCTGCCACTAGGGAATAGGAGGTGTGGATAGAGAGTGCAGGGATGAGCATTTGAGAGAATGAGTGGAAAAGAGAAGTAAGGCTATCCCTTGTGGCATGGAGTCTAGATGTGCGAGTGTGTATGCGGGTATGAGTGTGTGCTGATGTGAGGTAGATGGTTGTGATAAAATTCCCACACATTTATCGGCACTCTCCACTGGCTTACCCACAGTTGTACCAGTGTTCACATTTTGGAATTTTACGCCAAAGAGCTCAGTTCTATTCTTGACAATGCAAtccctttttttccctccacAGAGGTCTCAGTTTTAGTTCTTCTGCCATGAAGCTGTTTCCCATTTTGAAGGGAAAGTGAATGAAGTAAGGGTTGTTCTGAGCAGTTCTACAGCATTCTTACTCAAGCTGAGATCACCCACGCCCACCCTGCCCCTCTCCACATCGCCTTACTGTCTTCCTCATTAACTGTGATCTTGCAGGCAGAGGATGAATATTCAGAGTCAGAGTAATTTTCTCTTGCTGTCTGAGTCCACGCTGAGACCATTACTGACCCAGGCTGCAAAGTATCCTCTTGAAACTTCCAGATTTCTGAGGAATTGAATAAAAACATTGAGGTATGTGATATTTGCTGGGTTCTGTGTCCATTCAGGAAATAAATGCATACTGAATAGATACCCTGGGCCTGACATTGCTTCCACCCATGGGACTTGCTGTTAAGAGAAATTAACCTGACTTTCTCAATTAAAACTTCCAAAATATACGTAAACAATAACAGTTAATATGACTGTGCATTTGGAGGTTTTATGAGTAAGACCGGATATGTTATGTTTATTTCTGAGGATGTATACAAAGTTTTGAAGGTGGAATACCATTTCTAAAATATACTTTTCAGTCACTAAAAGTTGAATATTATTTTCAGCATAATATTCCTCATAAGGAATTATGTAAACAGACAATGTGCAATGCAGGCTTTATGAAGAattttgcatgtatatatatatagctacaGATATGCAGGTATATAAATGTAGATAGAGATGGAGTAGATGAGATATAGAGATAAAGGTAATGATCGTTTTGAGGGGTAGGATTTCCTCAGTAACTGGGCATAGTACTGGAAGtgttcaaattaaaaattcagacttGCCACAAATTCCTTCTCTGGTAATGAGTTTCCATAGTTATCCTGGATTTTAAATCAGGAACCTCCCCCAATGGAGACAGAAAATCTTGCATAGATTGGTCAGAGACCCTGGACTAGTCCATGAGAGACAGGATGATTTTGCCAGTTGCTAAGCAGATGAGCTCAGTTTGATCTCAAGGCTGTCATTCTATCTTATCTTCCCTCCTGGTCCACCATCTTCAGGCCCGCCTGCCCCCCACGCCCTTACTGGTATGGATGAGATTGTCTGCAGAAGAGGCACAGTATCTTGAATTTGAGTCCTTCTCTGCTATCTGCCTGTTGTCTTGGAACAACCCTGAGGGTCCAGGCTCCAGACTTTCTTTAGTCAGGTCTGGGCattcttggaaagagaaggaaaaccacataaatgttatttcttgCATTCAGTAAACAGTCAAGTTCTCTCAGGTACAACAATGCCTATGACCTTTGTCTTCATGACGATTATAGTCGAGTCCCTATTCAGCATTCCAAAATCTAAGGATACAAAAACATGTGTTGGAATGGTGTATATTGTGGGGCTGGATTGCAGATGAGTGGACTGTGTTGTTTTGCGCAGTGTATAAGAGGCTCAACATTTTGCCTGACATAGAATTAGGTGCATGTATTATTTGTCATCACTATTTCTATTTACCTTGAAGAATAAATTTGATGTTTGCCCATAAGTAAAATGCTTCTGTTTGTCAGTTGTCAATTCTTTCATGGAAACCTAAATGCTTCCTGTGGAAGTtagaattttcaggaaaaaaaatccactgaCTTTCCATTTTTTGTTCCCAGCTGCCTCCTTCCTCACGCTAAAGCATCTGTACTCAGGGTCTTGTTGGATGCAGGAGTTGTAAGAACTGCTCATTCTGAGCATGGGTAAGAGCCTCCAACAAGAGCTCTGAGGTTGGCTCTCGTTTGCACCTCCCAATATTGGCCACATCTCGCCTCTCAGGTGCCCCCCCCGCTCCCTCTGGTACAGCTTCACTTGGCCGCATCAGTCACACCATCTTTCTCAGTTTCCCTTGACCACATTGAGCTTGACTCAGTTTCTCACCTCTAACTATTATAGTGATAACCTCCCTTAGGCCCTTCCCCATTGATCAGTACATTTTAGTTTGTTGCTTTTCCCCAggacaatttatattttgaatgcaTGCTACACTATTatggattaaaatatatcatgaaaATCTCCAGTTAGTTGTTCTTATTTCCCTTTCCCAAGGAACTGAACTCATAGGCTTCAGTAAATGACTAGGTAAATTTATGTTCCTCAAACAACATCTCATAATCACATTAAGCCCCTTCCTCTGTTTGAAAACTTCCTGCTCTATGTCAAAAATTTTATTCTCAAAACACATTCAATCTACATCTGGGTCATTGTAGAGTGTCACTGTAGGATGGAGATGAAGAATTCAGAATTGCAACAAATTCCTTCTCTGGTAATGAGTTTAAAATCTTGGATTTTAAATTAGGAGCCTCTCCCAAAGGAGACAGAAAATCTTACATAGATTGGTCAGAGACCCTGGACTAGTCCTTGAGAGATGGAGTGATTTTGCCAGTTGCTAAGCAAATGAG contains:
- the LOC143665440 gene encoding uncharacterized protein LOC143665440 isoform X2, which produces MRSLQTSKSPMFPQSCSSFRHEKLKVTCAVQCEHKEMATTQGITNLCKDTSQSGCPLKTTNSACEEEDTPSVSEYFSCLSSLPMPSEAGITNLCKGTSQSGCRLKTTNSACEEEDTSSVSEYFSCVSSLLMPSGAGITNLCKRTSQSGFPLKTTNSACEERDTSSVSEYFSCVSSLPMPSGAECPDLTKESLEPGPSGLFQDNRHMEEKDSDSEYCASSADNLIHTECPDLTKESLEPGPSGLFQDNRQIAEKDSNSRYCASSADNLIHTKIWKFQEDTLQPGSVMVSAWTQTARENYSDSEYSSSACKITVNEEDRICQLQQGGLALGSSEMPQPQNSEQEDTSSPLPHVTLPFHPIRKTCMPSIHVTKEEKLMNIYYMRVQMKRGVAVLRDNTEKGVEPPLKKTKMEEMTCPEEIHTGATHSCVSTRELLTESESNLEVEAQEEREEADEAEIPALEESSRAKTPDWLVALDSGFRCMGCCRVFPSLEVLQEHVQHGVNEGFSCQAFHLALDLLKKKRKMEEK
- the LOC143665440 gene encoding uncharacterized protein LOC143665440 isoform X1, giving the protein MKRKQKRKHLESTDSQKTDKTSRKKLKVTCAVQCEHKEMATTQGITNLCKDTSQSGCPLKTTNSACEEEDTPSVSEYFSCLSSLPMPSEAGITNLCKGTSQSGCRLKTTNSACEEEDTSSVSEYFSCVSSLLMPSGAGITNLCKRTSQSGFPLKTTNSACEERDTSSVSEYFSCVSSLPMPSGAECPDLTKESLEPGPSGLFQDNRHMEEKDSDSEYCASSADNLIHTECPDLTKESLEPGPSGLFQDNRQIAEKDSNSRYCASSADNLIHTKIWKFQEDTLQPGSVMVSAWTQTARENYSDSEYSSSACKITVNEEDRICQLQQGGLALGSSEMPQPQNSEQEDTSSPLPHVTLPFHPIRKTCMPSIHVTKEEKLMNIYYMRVQMKRGVAVLRDNTEKGVEPPLKKTKMEEMTCPEEIHTGATHSCVSTRELLTESESNLEVEAQEEREEADEAEIPALEESSRAKTPDWLVALDSGFRCMGCCRVFPSLEVLQEHVQHGVNEGFSCQAFHLALDLLKKKRKMEEK